GGCAATGGGAGCCCACTGCCACATCGGCTCCCACCACATCAGGTCATCCGCCTCAAGGATGGCTGCGTCGCCAAGCCCCGCCCTCGAGCATGCTTCCGCAAGCGCCCTCGTCAGCGTCGACTTGCCTGCCCCACTGCGGCCGTTGATCGCAATGATTGTCGGACCGAGAGCCCCACGTGCATCGTGGTTCTGCCGGGCCTGCTCAATGACGAGTTTCGCGAAGTCCGGGAGGGCGATATCCTCCCAGGACTCCACTCGGGGTTCTTTGGTGTTTGGCGCTAGCGTAATCACGCTAAGAGCCTAGACCTCCTCTGGGATCATTGAGATCGCGCCGCACGGGCACTCTTCAGCGCAAAGACCGCAGCCCTTGCAGTAGTCGTACTTGAACTCGTACTCCCCCGGCTTCAGTTTGGTGATGGCGTTGTCTGGGCAAACCCCGAAGCAGTTGTCGCAACCAAAGCAGTTGCCGCATGACATGCAACGTCGAGCTTCAAAGACCGCGGATTCCTCATCTAGACCTTGAACGACCTCGTCGAAAGTTGACGAGCGGCGCGCGCCTTCAATCCTCTGCCGCACCTGCTTGGGAGCATCCGCGTAATACCAGGTGTTCATGCGCCCAAGTGTCGCTACGGGGTGCTTTTCCGGGGCCGTGTAATGTCCGCCGCGCAGGTAGGCATCGATGTAGCGCGCGGCCTTCTTGCCATGTCCGATCGCGACGGTCACCGTGCGCTCGGAAGGCACCATGTCGCCGCCAGCGAAGACACCCTGCAGTCCGGTCATCATTTGGGAGTTGACCTTGACGACTCCGTCCTCGATCTCAATCGAATCAACATTCTCCATGAGACTGAGGTCAGCCTCTTGCCCCAGCGCCATGATGAGGGAGTCGGCACCAAGTTCTTCGGTTTCGCCCGTCGGCTGGGGGAAGCCCTTGTCATCAAGCTCCATCTTTTCAATGGTGATCGAGCCGCCATCGACATGCTTGACGGTGGAAAGCCAGCGCATCATGATGCCCTCTTCTTCGGCCTCTGCAACCTCGGAATCGTGGGCGGGCATCTTGTCGCGCGTGCGGCGGTAGAGGATGACGGCCTCTTCAGCACCCAGACGCTTGGCTGTACGAGCCGCGTCAACCGCCGTGTTACCCCCACCGTAGACGACCACCCTGCGACCCAGAAGCGGCTTCTCACCGACCTCAGTATCCGCCAGCAT
This genomic stretch from Schaalia sp. JY-X169 harbors:
- a CDS encoding NAD(P)-binding protein, translating into MTTVDPRPATEPFAITLEVGSSLLNETGSWRSERPIYVDLLPPCNQGCPAGENVQQWLYRAEEGDYEGAWRQIMSDNPLPAVMGRVCYHPCQTVCNRGFVDEAVGINSIERFLGDKAIEEGWKISVTAPPTGKRVLVIGAGPSGLSAAYHLRRLGHRVTVKDAGPMAGGMMRFGIPKYRLPREILDAEVERIREMGVHFEFNSKVEDVEAAAKQYDAVFVAVGAHIGRRAHIPAGESAKIMDAVTMLADTEVGEKPLLGRRVVVYGGGNTAVDAARTAKRLGAEEAVILYRRTRDKMPAHDSEVAEAEEEGIMMRWLSTVKHVDGGSITIEKMELDDKGFPQPTGETEELGADSLIMALGQEADLSLMENVDSIEIEDGVVKVNSQMMTGLQGVFAGGDMVPSERTVTVAIGHGKKAARYIDAYLRGGHYTAPEKHPVATLGRMNTWYYADAPKQVRQRIEGARRSSTFDEVVQGLDEESAVFEARRCMSCGNCFGCDNCFGVCPDNAITKLKPGEYEFKYDYCKGCGLCAEECPCGAISMIPEEV